In Ruminococcus sp. HUN007, a genomic segment contains:
- a CDS encoding GNAT family N-acetyltransferase → MIIVPYREIYKQSVFEFTDICFEELDKTFEPAGRHSFYNDIEKSFEVFYCVVNEENNDNKVLGTVGLKEINNDTVELKAFYLHKDLRGKGLGKRMLETVISKAGELGYRSIVLDSISKYKAAQRLYEKAGFVNTERYNDNQYADVFMKLEL, encoded by the coding sequence ATGATAATCGTTCCGTACAGAGAAATATACAAACAAAGTGTATTTGAATTCACTGATATCTGTTTCGAAGAACTGGATAAAACATTCGAACCGGCTGGAAGACACAGTTTCTATAATGATATTGAGAAGTCATTTGAAGTGTTTTACTGTGTTGTTAATGAAGAGAATAACGACAATAAAGTACTTGGAACGGTTGGCTTAAAAGAGATAAATAACGACACTGTGGAACTGAAAGCCTTTTATCTTCACAAAGATTTAAGAGGGAAAGGCCTTGGAAAAAGAATGCTTGAAACAGTGATTTCAAAAGCCGGGGAACTTGGGTACAGATCAATTGTTCTGGATTCCATTTCAAAGTATAAAGCCGCGCAGAGATTATATGAAAAGGCCGGTTTTGTGAATACGGAAAGATATAATGATAATCA
- a CDS encoding cytidine deaminase, which translates to MMYNAAVSVRNERRISDYVTCGEVSAAVMSSSGKIYTGVCIDTCSTLGICAERNAIFNMITNGEQEIIKVIAVLPDGTSGAPCGACRELMVQLMPGRYKDIEIMMDYKQEKVITLGELTPEWWIK; encoded by the coding sequence ATGATGTATAACGCTGCAGTTTCGGTACGTAATGAACGACGCATTTCAGATTACGTAACATGCGGGGAAGTATCTGCAGCTGTTATGTCGTCATCTGGAAAAATATATACTGGTGTATGTATCGATACATGTTCCACTCTCGGAATATGTGCAGAACGAAATGCTATTTTCAATATGATAACCAATGGTGAACAGGAGATCATAAAGGTGATTGCTGTTCTGCCTGACGGCACAAGCGGTGCTCCATGTGGAGCATGCCGTGAACTGATGGTTCAGCTTATGCCGGGAAGATATAAGGATATCGAAATAATGATGGATTATAAGCAGGAGAAAGTGATCACGCTTGGTGAACTGACACCTGAGTGGTGGATAAAGTGA
- a CDS encoding GNAT family N-acetyltransferase: MSIVYCQASKDDIDELIRLRIAYMIDDFGSVSEHESECMRKQLPDYFNRKLGDELVAFTAKDDGRMVAVAYLHIIEMPANSILLNGLYGEVLSVFTEPEYRGKGICTQLIRNLVEYGRNRGLGRIDLSATKEGYPIYKKVGFEDKEHRYTDMRYKF; this comes from the coding sequence ATGAGCATAGTTTATTGTCAAGCTTCAAAAGATGATATTGATGAACTGATCCGTTTAAGGATCGCGTATATGATTGATGATTTCGGAAGTGTCAGTGAACATGAAAGTGAATGTATGAGAAAACAGCTTCCGGATTATTTTAACAGAAAACTCGGAGATGAACTTGTTGCATTTACGGCGAAAGATGATGGAAGAATGGTAGCCGTAGCATATCTTCATATCATTGAGATGCCTGCAAATTCGATCCTTCTTAACGGCTTGTATGGTGAAGTGCTGAGTGTCTTTACTGAACCGGAATACCGCGGAAAAGGTATATGCACTCAGCTGATCAGAAACCTTGTGGAATACGGCAGAAACCGTGGCCTGGGAAGAATTGATCTGAGTGCAACGAAGGAAGGATATCCTATCTATAAGAAGGTTGGATTCGAGGATAAGGAACACCGTTATACGGATATGAGATATAAATTCTAA
- a CDS encoding leucine-rich repeat protein: MINMRNLEIGNLFGFGTLTDTNNQKRRLVWRVIEKDDDKLFALSYYIVDFDTYNNKQDRNWEISRVRNSLNSQFYDNAFNDEEKKCILTVKKDNVTLLTKKQAETLVSFNDRKSNRDWWLRTPYSTLSNTFVCSVYKEGNIGYDYCNSLGGVRPAIYIDLKAFDQVAGDDDKEDYTIENGVLTRVGKYVEEAVIPQDVHTIKFNAFGGCSMLMKVTLPDTLKKVYGGMFFYCRNMETICFKGTEIELNELKDPEQDLDNILNMLINDDFTIDFDFTVKFTYIVDYYLAGNNAEAEKLIGKEFIKIAGAFIKAGYFRRLEQLIGKGKFLTARNINKIIEAALDKKAFGIVLLLLENKEKLSGFKYDEIEKFLKKAAGDPEVTAKILEYRDKYFSDDAIEQIKTEKYEKANGIVERTEKEWKEIFSFKVTDGCVTIRRYKGEDTDVVVPDMIGKNPVTVIGEYAFSPEKKGTKKEEKERFRNISSVSLGKNIKEIGQFAFDGCTSLKNIDMPDSVSQIGWGAFSGCSTLEKMVFPESLTSIEYAVLRDCPLIEEITLPNGVTKIGQNAFEGDIGLKKVVLNDGLKKIDHYAFRKCSSLTEIIIPEGAEFLGYAVFGECTALEKIVVPESVTSIYKGCFNKTKWLEDIISKNGIAVINNILVEGSAARK, translated from the coding sequence ATGATAAATATGAGAAATCTTGAAATTGGAAATTTGTTTGGATTCGGAACTTTAACAGATACAAATAATCAGAAAAGAAGACTGGTCTGGAGAGTCATCGAAAAAGATGATGATAAATTATTTGCTTTATCATATTACATTGTTGATTTTGATACATATAATAACAAGCAGGACAGGAACTGGGAGATAAGCAGAGTCAGAAACTCTCTGAACAGCCAGTTTTACGATAATGCTTTTAATGATGAAGAGAAAAAGTGCATTTTGACTGTCAAAAAAGACAACGTCACTCTGCTAACAAAAAAACAAGCTGAAACTCTAGTATCGTTCAATGACAGAAAAAGCAATCGTGACTGGTGGCTTCGCACTCCATATTCTACACTGTCCAATACATTTGTTTGTTCGGTTTATAAAGAAGGAAATATTGGTTATGATTACTGTAATTCTTTGGGCGGAGTCAGACCGGCGATATATATTGATCTGAAAGCATTTGATCAGGTTGCCGGAGATGATGATAAAGAAGATTATACGATTGAAAACGGCGTTCTGACCCGTGTTGGAAAATACGTGGAAGAAGCAGTTATACCTCAGGATGTTCATACTATAAAGTTTAACGCATTCGGCGGATGCAGTATGCTTATGAAGGTCACACTTCCTGATACACTTAAGAAAGTTTACGGAGGCATGTTTTTCTATTGCAGAAACATGGAAACGATATGCTTCAAAGGGACTGAGATCGAACTTAATGAATTGAAAGACCCTGAACAGGATCTTGACAATATTCTGAATATGCTTATTAACGATGATTTCACTATAGATTTTGACTTTACAGTGAAGTTTACGTATATTGTGGACTATTATCTTGCCGGAAATAACGCAGAAGCTGAAAAGCTGATCGGAAAAGAGTTTATCAAAATTGCGGGTGCCTTTATTAAAGCTGGTTATTTCAGAAGACTTGAGCAGCTTATAGGCAAAGGTAAATTCCTCACTGCGAGAAATATCAATAAGATTATTGAAGCAGCACTCGATAAAAAAGCCTTTGGTATTGTTCTGCTGCTGTTAGAAAACAAAGAAAAACTAAGTGGATTCAAATATGATGAGATAGAAAAGTTTCTTAAAAAAGCAGCCGGAGATCCGGAAGTTACTGCAAAGATACTTGAATACAGAGATAAATATTTTTCAGATGATGCGATTGAACAGATAAAAACAGAAAAATACGAAAAAGCAAATGGGATCGTCGAGCGTACAGAAAAAGAATGGAAAGAGATTTTCAGTTTCAAAGTTACTGACGGATGTGTAACGATCAGAAGATACAAGGGTGAAGACACAGATGTTGTCGTACCGGACATGATTGGCAAGAATCCTGTAACAGTTATTGGAGAATATGCTTTTTCCCCAGAGAAAAAGGGAACGAAAAAAGAAGAAAAAGAACGTTTCAGAAATATTTCTTCTGTTTCGCTTGGAAAGAATATAAAGGAAATCGGTCAATTTGCTTTTGATGGATGTACTTCTCTTAAGAATATTGATATGCCTGATAGTGTGTCTCAAATTGGCTGGGGAGCATTCAGTGGCTGTTCTACTCTTGAAAAGATGGTTTTCCCGGAAAGTCTCACTTCTATAGAATATGCCGTTCTGCGCGATTGTCCTCTTATAGAAGAAATAACGTTACCGAATGGAGTTACCAAGATAGGTCAGAATGCTTTTGAAGGAGATATAGGTCTGAAAAAAGTAGTTCTTAATGACGGATTAAAAAAAATCGATCATTATGCCTTCAGAAAGTGCAGTAGTCTTACAGAAATTATAATACCTGAAGGTGCTGAGTTTCTTGGTTATGCTGTGTTTGGTGAATGTACTGCTTTGGAAAAAATAGTTGTTCCGGAGAGCGTTACAAGCATATATAAGGGCTGCTTTAATAAAACCAAATGGCTCGAAGATATTATAAGTAAAAACGGAATAGCCGTGATCAATAATATTCTGGTTGAAGGAAGCGCAGCAAGGAAATAA
- a CDS encoding DUF5702 domain-containing protein: MYMFRYSEDTHINTDKHAEKDIKDTASAEKKSVYDVVREKLSGYIAADDGTDSGFMSEIRNIAASSDFDHVRGIHGKSAELDKVKTYCDIYNKQYDKLSDAEKKSDKSFYDRVCSLSSLMDKTASDARFIRDAWKTHANAYCGNAADVLSDFCTSADEAIAYLEDTKNGLEDIVRAIDSAEKAGQNWKTAISALSEGDVKTSMQNEYNNDVKALNKSDISDYLAVTEKNLDAFRNLRSFAEGLKFHGETVCQYIDYTSVFAPVLCDRAVYSQNDTPGAADEEVSSELVSTVKLGNESYSEQGSSYKFYKYLNDNYGNTAVAQTNRKSAKELLKTMKDLGDPSKITQNMPSSAKTDLRSKISDEKLNAISAYLAVPDAGESFTAAGGDTDAEQALENSETLQENTGAFLSRIGDLAGESVEDLLLSEYIMQMFSCYTSETECSGGKVNTITPQMMSGVQMNEQNNVFYRSEAEYILWGNEDMEKNLAYTRALIFGTRFSLNSVYAFTDSEIRTVTTTAATAIAGWTGFGIPVVKTVLILSLALSESVIDLNTLLAGGEVPVYKNSSTWNMKPSGIVNALKNNSGEIVKVASAKAGKQVEDIFGKIEGAAENGVDELTKTVNSYVDEFAEETIDSAVNAVNNVVFATALSVIDEAGQGMSQENVKKLLLKNLESIDSSGNDLGSAAVSELKKLAEAKADEFAGMICSASASSVGAAKEKVEQIKAETAEKIKASVESLKAPVKNTVDSVGKSVKEIAKNGIGAAGECAGDYAKDLVGNLATGATTALTDKFGNVNINASKKAPSAASAITLTYKEYLRIFLMLGTMSQEKERAMLSRTAILIDVNMNNGLKNASAKGYTLTPSGSFDISKAASMVTVDADVSVNTILPGIIIPNSVSGNSSTSNNGITDRTKNISVRTVLSY, encoded by the coding sequence ATGTATATGTTCAGATATTCTGAAGATACCCACATTAATACTGACAAACATGCTGAAAAGGATATAAAGGATACTGCTTCGGCTGAAAAGAAATCCGTTTATGATGTCGTACGTGAAAAGCTTAGCGGTTATATCGCAGCAGACGATGGTACTGATTCCGGCTTCATGAGCGAGATCAGAAACATTGCTGCTTCATCTGATTTTGACCACGTAAGAGGGATCCATGGCAAATCTGCTGAACTTGATAAGGTCAAAACATACTGCGATATATATAATAAGCAGTACGACAAGCTTTCTGACGCTGAAAAAAAATCAGACAAGTCATTTTATGACCGCGTTTGCAGTCTGAGTAGTCTTATGGACAAGACTGCTTCTGATGCCCGTTTCATCCGTGATGCATGGAAAACCCATGCCAATGCATACTGCGGTAATGCAGCTGATGTTCTTTCAGATTTCTGCACTTCAGCTGATGAAGCAATAGCATACCTCGAAGACACCAAGAACGGTCTTGAAGATATTGTACGTGCAATCGATTCTGCGGAAAAGGCAGGTCAGAACTGGAAGACAGCTATCTCAGCCCTGTCAGAAGGCGATGTGAAAACATCAATGCAGAACGAGTACAACAATGATGTAAAGGCACTTAACAAATCCGATATAAGCGATTACCTTGCAGTTACTGAAAAGAATCTTGACGCTTTCAGAAACTTAAGAAGTTTTGCTGAAGGACTTAAATTCCATGGTGAGACAGTCTGCCAGTACATCGATTATACTTCTGTATTTGCCCCTGTGCTCTGTGACCGTGCAGTTTACAGCCAGAATGATACACCAGGCGCAGCTGATGAGGAAGTGTCTTCTGAACTTGTTTCAACTGTGAAACTTGGAAATGAAAGCTATTCAGAACAGGGAAGCAGCTATAAGTTTTATAAATATCTTAACGATAATTACGGAAACACAGCAGTCGCTCAGACAAACAGAAAGTCAGCAAAGGAACTTTTAAAGACAATGAAGGATCTCGGAGATCCTTCAAAGATCACCCAGAACATGCCTTCTTCTGCTAAGACTGATCTCCGCTCGAAAATTTCTGATGAAAAGCTTAATGCGATCAGCGCTTATCTTGCAGTTCCTGATGCGGGTGAAAGCTTTACAGCTGCAGGCGGTGACACTGATGCAGAACAGGCTCTGGAAAACAGTGAGACTCTTCAGGAAAACACAGGAGCATTCTTAAGCAGGATAGGTGATCTGGCCGGTGAAAGCGTGGAAGATCTTCTTTTAAGCGAATATATCATGCAGATGTTCAGCTGTTATACATCAGAGACTGAATGCAGCGGAGGCAAAGTGAACACAATAACACCGCAGATGATGTCAGGTGTTCAGATGAACGAACAGAACAACGTTTTCTATCGTTCAGAAGCCGAGTATATTCTGTGGGGAAATGAGGACATGGAAAAGAATCTCGCCTATACAAGAGCACTCATTTTCGGTACAAGATTCTCACTCAACAGCGTTTATGCATTTACCGATTCCGAGATACGCACGGTTACAACCACTGCAGCGACAGCCATAGCAGGATGGACAGGATTCGGTATTCCGGTAGTTAAGACTGTACTCATTCTTTCCCTTGCTCTCTCAGAGTCTGTGATTGATCTCAACACACTTCTCGCAGGCGGTGAGGTACCGGTATACAAGAATTCATCTACATGGAATATGAAGCCGTCAGGCATTGTAAATGCACTTAAGAATAATTCCGGTGAAATCGTTAAGGTGGCATCAGCGAAGGCAGGAAAACAGGTGGAGGATATTTTCGGTAAGATAGAAGGTGCTGCTGAAAACGGTGTTGATGAACTTACTAAAACAGTTAATTCCTATGTTGACGAGTTTGCCGAAGAAACAATTGATTCCGCAGTCAATGCCGTGAACAATGTAGTGTTTGCCACAGCTCTTTCTGTTATTGACGAAGCAGGACAGGGTATGAGCCAGGAAAATGTAAAGAAACTGCTTCTTAAGAATCTCGAATCTATCGATTCTTCAGGAAATGATCTCGGTTCGGCTGCTGTTTCAGAATTAAAGAAACTTGCAGAAGCGAAGGCTGACGAATTTGCCGGAATGATCTGCAGTGCATCAGCATCATCTGTCGGTGCTGCAAAAGAAAAAGTCGAACAGATAAAAGCTGAAACAGCTGAAAAGATCAAAGCATCTGTAGAATCCCTTAAGGCACCTGTGAAGAATACTGTTGACAGTGTCGGAAAGTCTGTAAAGGAAATCGCAAAGAACGGTATCGGAGCAGCAGGCGAATGTGCAGGAGATTATGCGAAGGATCTTGTTGGAAATCTGGCAACAGGCGCTACAACAGCACTCACAGACAAGTTCGGTAATGTAAACATAAATGCATCAAAGAAGGCTCCTTCAGCAGCAAGTGCAATAACACTTACCTACAAGGAATACTTAAGGATTTTCCTTATGCTCGGAACAATGTCACAGGAAAAGGAACGCGCAATGCTTTCCAGAACAGCTATCCTGATCGATGTTAATATGAACAATGGCTTAAAGAACGCATCTGCAAAGGGATATACCCTTACACCGTCAGGCAGCTTTGACATCAGCAAGGCAGCTTCAATGGTGACAGTAGATGCTGATGTATCAGTAAACACGATCCTTCCTGGTATTATCATTCCGAATTCAGTATCAGGAAACAGCAGCACATCAAATAACGGTATTACAGACAGAACAAAAAATATATCTGTAAGAACAGTTCTCAGTTACTGA
- a CDS encoding Tad domain-containing protein has product MKNSKIDIKKASRASVSILLSFAMLPIYTFGAAVTDAVRISSARTMAAGAADLASDAGLSDFNGVLKDVYGLFAMSSTEQELQTNLSDYFYRTINNTALTEEDAQSRKYISSLADIFSDPSKADFKNLISLNTESFKAEYTEGAVLANPEVMKSQIAEYMKYSGPLKMSSGILNKIGVFKDFNKQNKAITAKIEYDKSLEKINKNCASVWKSASEYNSFITSGTFSGSVNASENEKRVRDIYKKCSIDHVYVQIF; this is encoded by the coding sequence ATGAAAAATTCTAAAATTGACATTAAAAAAGCTTCACGTGCTTCAGTATCCATTCTTCTTTCATTTGCAATGCTTCCGATTTATACTTTCGGTGCAGCGGTAACTGATGCAGTCAGAATATCATCAGCCAGAACAATGGCAGCCGGTGCTGCTGACCTTGCTTCAGATGCAGGTCTTTCAGATTTTAACGGAGTGCTGAAAGATGTTTACGGTTTGTTTGCCATGTCGTCAACTGAACAGGAACTTCAGACAAATCTGAGTGATTACTTTTACAGAACGATCAACAACACAGCACTGACTGAAGAAGACGCACAGAGCAGAAAGTATATTTCATCACTTGCTGACATTTTCTCAGACCCTTCAAAAGCTGATTTTAAAAATCTGATATCACTTAATACTGAATCATTCAAAGCTGAGTACACAGAAGGTGCTGTACTGGCTAACCCTGAAGTAATGAAGAGCCAGATAGCAGAGTATATGAAATACTCAGGACCGCTTAAAATGAGCAGCGGTATTCTTAACAAGATCGGTGTTTTTAAGGATTTCAACAAGCAGAACAAAGCGATCACAGCAAAGATCGAATATGACAAGAGCCTTGAAAAGATCAATAAAAACTGTGCTTCTGTATGGAAGAGTGCATCTGAATACAACAGCTTTATCACGTCCGGCACATTTTCCGGTTCAGTAAATGCTTCTGAAAACGAAAAGCGTGTAAGAGATATTTATAAAAAATGCAGTATCGATCATGTATATGTTCAGATATTCTGA
- a CDS encoding C39 family peptidase, which produces MNYKTFGKMLIAAAVFSAALVSVSSSDETKDESVYADTVYTYTTVDLIRLRQCFMGSLRLEPSEFEKFDFNHDGVINLQDMSLASVLLKQEITLPAVTTTETVTELPEITMPVTTARYEGPAQEIPFATVIEPEKPVTVAAGVTTVTTTEATTTTEATTTTEATTTTEATTTTEATTTTEATTTTVTTTEAPVTTTVTTAAETPVTTEELPSSGEPVRVEVDSILQLPELPKGSEVTALSMLLNHYGFSADKMLLADLMPKFNFYIIEDVLYGGDFINTYPGNPASAVSGCGCYAPCMVKTADNYFKQIGNENFRLTDLTGTDFETLLTYIDSGRPVMVWATYDMIEPEYSKSWITPDGRHVQWNDNEHCFVLTGYDKAANRVYVNDPQKGKVTYSLSVFRFRYNQMGKYAAVLSGGDIKEVTPPPAVSQPSEVSGCKYKVGDEVEYSGLVYYSANGGKSVEVDGTYEITEILEDDTKPYRIRLGTAGWVPIDFK; this is translated from the coding sequence ATGAATTATAAAACATTTGGAAAAATGCTGATTGCAGCTGCTGTTTTTTCTGCAGCACTGGTTTCAGTATCATCATCTGATGAAACTAAAGATGAAAGTGTTTATGCTGATACAGTATACACGTACACTACGGTTGATCTTATCAGATTAAGACAATGCTTTATGGGATCGCTCAGGCTTGAACCGTCTGAGTTCGAAAAATTTGACTTTAATCATGATGGAGTTATCAATCTTCAGGACATGAGTTTAGCGTCTGTTCTTCTGAAACAGGAGATCACACTGCCGGCGGTAACGACAACTGAAACTGTTACGGAACTTCCGGAAATTACTATGCCGGTAACAACTGCACGATACGAAGGACCTGCTCAGGAAATACCTTTCGCGACTGTTATTGAACCGGAAAAACCGGTCACAGTTGCTGCCGGAGTTACTACTGTAACTACCACTGAGGCAACTACCACAACTGAAGCAACAACTACAACTGAAGCAACAACTACAACTGAAGCAACAACTACAACTGAAGCGACTACTACAACTGAAGCAACAACTACAACTGTGACTACTACAGAGGCTCCTGTTACTACAACTGTCACAACTGCAGCGGAAACTCCGGTAACTACAGAGGAACTCCCGTCTTCCGGCGAGCCGGTCAGGGTTGAAGTTGACAGCATTCTCCAGCTTCCTGAACTTCCTAAGGGAAGTGAGGTAACTGCGCTTTCCATGCTTCTTAATCATTACGGTTTCAGTGCAGATAAAATGCTGCTTGCTGATCTTATGCCGAAGTTTAATTTCTATATTATCGAAGATGTGCTTTACGGCGGTGACTTTATAAATACCTATCCGGGCAATCCTGCAAGTGCTGTTTCAGGATGCGGATGCTACGCTCCTTGCATGGTTAAAACAGCCGATAATTATTTCAAGCAGATAGGTAATGAAAACTTCAGACTGACAGATCTGACCGGTACTGATTTTGAAACACTTCTTACGTATATTGATTCAGGAAGACCTGTTATGGTCTGGGCAACTTACGATATGATCGAACCTGAATATTCAAAATCATGGATAACCCCTGACGGCAGACATGTTCAGTGGAACGATAATGAACACTGCTTCGTTCTCACAGGATATGACAAAGCTGCAAACAGGGTTTATGTAAATGATCCTCAGAAGGGTAAGGTTACCTACAGCCTGAGTGTATTCAGATTCCGTTATAATCAGATGGGCAAATATGCTGCAGTTCTTTCAGGCGGCGATATAAAGGAAGTTACTCCGCCTCCGGCTGTTTCTCAGCCGTCAGAAGTTTCTGGCTGTAAATATAAAGTCGGCGATGAAGTTGAATATTCCGGACTGGTATATTATTCAGCTAACGGAGGCAAGTCAGTTGAGGTTGATGGCACTTACGAGATAACCGAGATACTCGAAGACGATACAAAACCTTACAGAATCAGACTTGGTACAGCAGGCTGGGTTCCTATAGACTTTAAGTAA
- a CDS encoding C39 family peptidase: protein MKYRITPFIVAGSLLLGLTSCSAGKNENLFDDEFTNTIVPVELAECYDSPEASIQKLDYNYKTEKAVESSDKTGHRISLNCVMQNPELPTGCEITALTTVLNYMGYNVSKTELAKNYLTTASLGSTGFDKAFIGNPASEDGYGCYAPVIVEAAQKYLIQRTMEITAWDISGTDFNDLFEYIDKDIPVIVWSSMNLMDVQLTDAYYDNNGSSVQWYNNEHCMVICGYDKSDNTVIAADPLKGMMKYNRDRFEMIYNQLEKQAVIIE from the coding sequence TTGAAATACAGAATAACACCATTCATCGTGGCTGGTTCGCTTCTGCTGGGACTAACTTCGTGTTCAGCGGGAAAAAACGAAAACCTTTTTGACGATGAATTCACAAATACAATTGTTCCGGTCGAACTGGCGGAATGCTATGACAGTCCGGAAGCATCAATCCAAAAACTGGATTATAATTACAAAACAGAAAAAGCAGTTGAATCCAGCGATAAAACAGGACACAGGATCAGTCTGAACTGTGTTATGCAGAATCCGGAACTGCCAACCGGATGTGAAATAACTGCTCTTACAACCGTTCTGAATTACATGGGATATAACGTTTCAAAAACGGAGCTTGCAAAAAACTATCTGACAACCGCATCTCTCGGAAGCACCGGATTTGACAAGGCATTCATCGGTAATCCTGCTTCTGAAGACGGCTACGGTTGTTACGCTCCTGTTATTGTTGAAGCAGCGCAGAAATATCTCATACAAAGAACCATGGAAATCACAGCCTGGGACATAAGCGGAACTGATTTCAATGATTTGTTTGAATACATAGACAAGGACATTCCGGTTATCGTCTGGTCAAGTATGAATCTGATGGACGTGCAGCTCACCGACGCATACTACGATAACAACGGTTCTTCAGTTCAGTGGTACAACAATGAACACTGCATGGTCATCTGCGGATACGACAAATCAGACAACACTGTAATCGCTGCAGATCCTTTAAAAGGCATGATGAAATATAACAGAGACCGTTTTGAAATGATATATAATCAGCTTGAAAAGCAGGCTGTAATAATTGAATGA